From Papaver somniferum cultivar HN1 unplaced genomic scaffold, ASM357369v1 unplaced-scaffold_29, whole genome shotgun sequence, a single genomic window includes:
- the LOC113341366 gene encoding protein trichome birefringence-like 2, with amino-acid sequence MKLSIWDMLSTWPHHGGKKKAASVLLGFGFFLGTAVLVLTVSSFMFPSIFPSPSNPLLKDNLDRYYLKFGSPHWHHFPSSTTSNTPAKDPSTLNNQTETSPTRNSTENSSADTGENFVSTTTAPAGNSSAGNVSENSNIDVAGKLVDTVEESVPPNSTNFSSDCDIFEGEWVMVKDRKQYYAPGSCPYLEGQAFDCHGNERLDDEYINWQWQWQSHPRNAGCKNNIIPSFLNATDFLERMRGKKLVFAGDSLNRNMYMSMVCILWSAIPDKSRVVRPSGDFTTIYKASFV; translated from the exons ATGAAGCTTAGTATTTGGGACATGTTATCTACATGGCCGCACCATGGTGGGAAAAAGAAAGCTGCATCAGTACTTCTTGGCTTCGGTTTTTTTCTTGGAACTGCCGTACTTGTTCTTACAGTTAGTAGCTTCATGTTCCCATCTATTTTTCCTTCACCAAGTAATCCTTTGCTTAAAGACAATCTCGATAGATACTATCTCAAATTTGGATCTCCCCATTGGCATCACTTCCCGAGTAGTACAACTTCTAATACTCCGGCAAAAGATCCCTCTACCTTGAATAATCAAACCGAAACGTCTCCTACGAGAAACAGTACTGAAAATTCAAGTGCTGATACCGGGGAGAATTTCGTTTCAACTACAACTGCTCCGGCAGGGAACTCCAGTGCAGGAAATGTTTCTGAAAACTCAAATATTGATGTTGCGGGAAAATTGGTAGATACCGTGGAGGAGTCTGTTCCTCCGAACTCAACTAATTTTTCTAGTGATTGTGATATTTTTGAGGGGGAATGGGTAATGGTGAAAGATCGGAAACAGTATTATGCTCCGGGTTCTTGTCCTTACCTTGAAGGACAAGCTTTTGATTGTCATGGTAATGAAAGACTTGACGATGAGTACATTAATTGGCAATGGCAGTGGCAGTCTCACCCAAGAAATGCAGGTTGCAAGAACAATATTATACCCAG CTTCCTCAATGCAACCGATTTCCTAGAGAGAATGAGAGGAAAGAAATTGGTTTTTGCAGGAGATTCTTTGAATAGGAATATGTACATGTCTATGGTGTGCATACTCTGGAGCGCAATTCCGGACAAGAGCAG